CCTCGGCGTCGATTTCAACGACCACCGCATCGACATCGGACGCCGAACCCGTAACCACGTCCGGCAACTCGAAGCCCTCGGCTTCAACGTCACCCTGACCGCGGCCGCCTAAACCCGACACCCACCCAACCCGATGGTCACCACCACGGGTCACCCTTGGCTGCCCAACGGCACGTTGATTTTCCGGTCAGCACCATAACCGCGTTGACCTTCGCCGATTCGCTGGCCCCGCGGATGAGCAGCAGCGCGCACAGCCCGATCAGGATGACCGCGGGCAGGTTGACCAGGCCACCTTCTTCGGGCGCGTTGGACAGCGCTTCCGGGATGCGCCAACCGAACAGGTTGTTGAGCAGTTCGTTGAGGTATTGCGACCAGCCGACGGCAACAGCTGCTCCGGATACGCCGTATTCCAGCAGCAGGCAGGCGGCGACGACCATCGCGACCAGCTCACCCATGGTCGCGTAGGCGTACGAGTAGGACGAGCCCGAGACCGGGACCGCGCCGGCCAGTTCCGCGTAGCAGACGGCCGTCAGGCCGGCCACCACCCCGGCGATCACGAACGACCAGATCACCGCCGGCCCGGCGATCGGCACCGCCTCGGACAGGACGAAGAAGATGCCGGTGCCGATGGTGGCGCCGATGCCGAAGGCGGAGAGCTGGAACAACCCGATGCTGCGGGTCAGTTCGCTCTGGCCGGTCTCCGATCCGGATTCGGCCTCCATCTGCGTGACCGGCTTGCGGCGAAGCAGCTGGCGGGCCAGCGTCGGCCGGGACGGGTTCGTCAAGGGCGCTCCCAGGGTGCGCCGGTCGCGTCCTTGCGACCGGGGGGTGGGCGAATTCGCCGGTGCGGCAGTCCGGCGAGCGGTGGGGGTCGAGCAGGGGTGGCCGACGGCCCGGGACCCGGTCAGCGGGTGGGCGGGGTCAGCTCAGGACGCCGGGTCAACAGACCACGGACGGAACAGCAGGATGAGCGGGGCGGTGCGATGCCGGCGGGGCCGGCGTCCGGTCACCAGATGGCGACGGCCTGGCTCCCGAACAGCCGGAAGCGCTCCGGACGGGCCGGCAGGGTCAACGCACCACGGAACTTGGCGACGATCGCCGGGCGCTGCGGGACGAACGCCAGGGCAGCGCCAGACTTCGTCGGTCGCGGGGTGGTTGACATGGTGCGCAGATCCTGACAGAAGATCCGGCCTCATACCACCCCTTCAACCGGAAATTCTGTGGTGATCTGCGTCAAGTCTCTGGGAACTCGGCGGTGGCCGCGCCGCTGATCCGCTCGGTCAGCGAGCTGGTCGGACGGTGCGCTCGGCGACCCCGATCACCAGCCGCTCCGGGGAACGCGGCGACACCCACGCCATCAGGGCGTTGCGGCGGCCGTCGACGACGCTGGGTCGCCCCTGGGCCAGGGCCCGCAGGGCGGTGCCGACCACCTGTGCGGTGCTGCGCCGCGGGCCGACCGCGGCGTCCTCGTCGGCGACCTGGAAGAACTCGGTGTCGGTGGCACCGGGGCTCAGGGCCAGCACGGCGACACCGGAGCCCTTGGTCTCGGCCCAGAGGGCGCGGCTGAAGCTGAGCACGAACGCCTTCGTCGCTCCGTAGACGGCCATGTGCGGCACCGGTTGGAACGCCGCGGTGCTGGCCAGGTTGATGACGGCGCCGGCCTTTCGTTCGACCATGCCCGGCAGCAAGCGGCTGGTCAGGCCGACGACCGCGTCGACGTTGAGTGCCGTCATCGCCTCCAACCGCTCCGGCGGGGTGTCGACCAGATCCCCATGCGCGCCGAAACCCGCGTTGTTGACGAGGATGTCGACGGTGACCTGGTGGGTGGTCAGCTTGTCGGCGAGGTCGGCGGTTGCGCCCGGGCGGCCCAGGTCGTGCGGCAGGACCAGGGCGGTGACCCCATGGGTGTGCCGGAGCTCGTCGGCCAGCTCGGTGAGCCGGCCCCGGGAGCGCGCGGTCAACACGAGATCGCATCCGCGGCGGGCGAACTCGTGCGCGAACTGGCGGCCGATGCCCGACGAGGCGCCGGTGATCAGCGCGGTCCGGCCGGTCAGGTTGTTCAGATCAAGTGCCACGACGAGCCTCCGAATGTGTTAGCGGTGTCAACATGGGGAGCGTAGGACGCCAATGTTAGCGATGTCAACATGCGAGGATGGGGTCATGACGCGGGCCGGTCGAGCGAGCTACCACCACCCGGATCTGCGGGCCGCGCTGCTCGAACACGGCATCGCGCTGGCTCGCGAGGGTGGGCCGGAGGCGGTGTCGTTGCGCGACGTGCAGCGGCGGGCCGGCGTGAGCAATTCGGCGGCCTACCGGCATTACGCCGACCGGGCCGCGTTGCTGGACGCGATCGCCGAGCGGGCCAACGCGGACCTGAGCGGCCGGATGCAGGCCGCGCTCGACGCGGTCCCGGGCGACCTGTCGCCGGTGGACGCCGCCCGGGCCCGGCTGCGCGGACTGGGCCGGGTCTATGTCGGTTTCGCGTTGGATGAGCCGGGCCTGTTCGCCACCGCCTTCGGTGACCGGGACAAGGACCTGCTCGTCCACCAGCACGCCGGTGACGACCCGTATGTGCTGCTCGGGCGCTGCCTGGACGACCTGGTCGCGGCCGGTGGGCTCGAGCCGGGGCATCGCCCCTGGAGCGAGGTCGCGGCGTGGTCGGCGGTGCATGGCCTGGCCGTGTTGCTGGGCGGTGGCCCGCTGCGAGGGATGGCCCCGGCCGACCGGGAGGCGGTCATCGAACGGGTGTTGGACGTGCTGATCGCCGGGCTGACCTGAGCCCCAGGGGCGGAAGCCGAAAGGTGGTCGGAGGCCGGTCCGGCGCGTGCTAGCCTATTTCGCGCCAGGGCAAGTGGCGAAATGGCAGACGCGCACGGTTCAGGTCCGTGTGTCCGAAAGGACGTGGGGGTTCAACTCCCCCCTTGCCCACTCTGGTTGAGACAGACGATCAAGGCCCCGCCGGCGTTCGCGCCGCGGGGCCTTTGTCGTTGCTGGTCCGGCCTCGCCGTCCCAAGGTCCGCGGTGGCGCGACCTGGTGGATGACTCGAAGTGATCGTCCGCAGGGACCCGGCGGCGCATCCAGGACCGGGATCTGCCGGCCGTGCCGACTGCCAGGGTCGAGCGGGAAGGGGCGCGAATCGCCCGTACGCCACCGGCCGGATCATCAGGTGCCGGACGCGCGAGCATCTCGTGCGGTTCGTGTATCTCCTACACACCTGTAAGCCATGTCCGGAATCGGCGGAACCAGCCACGTTGTGTCGAGCCGCTCATGACCGACGGCGTGGGCGGGTCGACCTTGTGCGTCAACTCCGCCTGGGAAACGGCGTCTGCCGAGCCGGATGCCGGGCGGCTTGGGAAATCTTCAGGACCTGGGATTGAGGGAGCGGCCGCGACCGGGGGCGTGTCCGTCGGTGGCGCTTGGTCGGCAACGGCTAGTCGATCGGTCGCGACAAGAGCGGGCCACGCCTGAAGTGTGGGCGCGGGAACGCGGAGTTTCACTCTGGCTCGTGCCGCCCGCATCTGCTCGACCTCGTCAGGTCGTGCCCATCCGGAGCCGTACTTGAAGCCGACTTCGCGTGGTCCGAACCAGCGCCGTCTCCCGTCGAGCACCTCGCGAAGGAAGGTCTTGGCGTCGTAGTTTCCGGCGCTCACGAGAGTGAGGCCGTCGGCGCTGGGTCGCATCACCGTCGCCCCGATCGACAGCCAGACTCGATCGGAGTGGCCAGGATTCCACGGAGTGGCCGAAACGTGACGGCTGCCCTCCTCAAAGACCCGGACACGGGCGGCGGGCTGGCGAAACAGCTCCTTTGCCGCCTTCTGGCTCGACGCACTCTCCGGTAGGAGCCAGAGGACGTTTGCGCCGGTGGATTGGCGGGCCCGCGAGCGGTCGGCGAATGCGGTGGGCCATCGTTGAACCTCGATCGCCAGTGGCGGCGTGTTGTGGACCCAGACGTCGGCACGTGACTCGTAGTGCTCC
This genomic window from Nakamurella multipartita DSM 44233 contains:
- a CDS encoding SDR family NAD(P)-dependent oxidoreductase, which encodes MALDLNNLTGRTALITGASSGIGRQFAHEFARRGCDLVLTARSRGRLTELADELRHTHGVTALVLPHDLGRPGATADLADKLTTHQVTVDILVNNAGFGAHGDLVDTPPERLEAMTALNVDAVVGLTSRLLPGMVERKAGAVINLASTAAFQPVPHMAVYGATKAFVLSFSRALWAETKGSGVAVLALSPGATDTEFFQVADEDAAVGPRRSTAQVVGTALRALAQGRPSVVDGRRNALMAWVSPRSPERLVIGVAERTVRPAR
- a CDS encoding TetR/AcrR family transcriptional regulator; protein product: MTRAGRASYHHPDLRAALLEHGIALAREGGPEAVSLRDVQRRAGVSNSAAYRHYADRAALLDAIAERANADLSGRMQAALDAVPGDLSPVDAARARLRGLGRVYVGFALDEPGLFATAFGDRDKDLLVHQHAGDDPYVLLGRCLDDLVAAGGLEPGHRPWSEVAAWSAVHGLAVLLGGGPLRGMAPADREAVIERVLDVLIAGLT
- a CDS encoding competence protein CoiA family protein — protein: MNHGDHAQRTKQHAMRRDVQRSHPLWVYDDDDWKLMHGDDKLPLGDLICPEPGCRAELVAVEVRKTGTRFLRNRPGTSDCGHALGRAQSGGPPSAEHRWLQQRLAEMCGDLGHSAIQEHYESRADVWVHNTPPLAIEVQRWPTAFADRSRARQSTGANVLWLLPESASSQKAAKELFRQPAARVRVFEEGSRHVSATPWNPGHSDRVWLSIGATVMRPSADGLTLVSAGNYDAKTFLREVLDGRRRWFGPREVGFKYGSGWARPDEVEQMRAARARVKLRVPAPTLQAWPALVATDRLAVADQAPPTDTPPVAAAPSIPGPEDFPSRPASGSADAVSQAELTHKVDPPTPSVMSGSTQRGWFRRFRTWLTGV